In Pseudomonas sp. FP1742, the DNA window CTGTGCACGCGATGTTCGGCACGAACTTTTTTCAACAAATCCAATGCGGGGGTCATGACAGCTCCAGGCTTGGCGACAGAAGAAAAAATACTGCGCAGGATTCTAGGTCATCGATCGACAAAAGGCTCTATTGCGGCGCTATTTCAAAGGCCTTACCCGGTTTTCCGCGATGCGCCCGGGCTCTTCCTGCCGGATGAATGACGCGATCATTCACAGGACTAATAGTTTAAATATGACCGACAGTTCACTTTCGACCTTTGACAGCAGTGTTTCTTGTCTATATTTTTTCGAATGTGAATACTGTACGAATGTCTCACCGCAGCACCCGGCAGTAAGCCGAGCACAGGATGGGGATCCTGCCTCGGTGAAAATCGCGCTTTGACCTTGATGAAAAAGCGCCAGACAACAACAAAAACGAGGTTTTCAATGACAACTGCTTTACAACAACCGTCGCTCTCGAGCCAATGCATGGCTGAGTTTCTGGGTACTGCACTGCTTATTTTTTTCGGCACGGGTTGCGTTGCCGCGCTCAAGGTTGCGGGTGCCAGCTTCGGGCTGTGGGAAATCAGCATCATCTGGGGGGTTGGCGTCAGTATGGCGATCTACCTCACCGCCGGCGTTTCCGGCGCTCACCTCAACCCGGCCGTGAGCATCGCACTGAGCATTTTCGCTGACTTCGAAAAGCGCAAACTGCCTTTCTATATCTTCTCCCAGGTGGCCGGCGCGTTCTGCGGAGCCTTGTTGGTTTACACGCTATACAGCAACCTGCTCTTCGATTTCGAACAAACTCACCAAATGGTTCGTGGCACTGAAGCCAGCCTTGAATTGGCCTCGGTGTTCTCCACCTTCCCGAACCCTGCCCTGTCCACCGCCCAGGCCTTTTTGGTTGAGGTGATCATTACCGCCATCCTGATGGGCGTGATCATGTCGCTGACCGACGACAACAATGGCCTGCCAAAAGGGCCATTGGCACCGTTGCTGATCGGCCTGCTGATTGCCGTGATCGGCAGCTCGATGGGCCCGCTGACCGGTTTCGCGATGAACCCGGCCCGGGACTTCGGTCCTAAACTAATGACTTTCTTCGCGGGCTGGGGTGAAATTTCCTTCACTGGCGGGCGCGATATCCCGTACTTCCTGATTCCGGTTTTTGCACCGATTGTCGGTGCCTGTCTCGGTGCTGCAGCTTATCGCGGGTTGATTGCCCGTCATCTGCCCGGCGCCATACCTGCTACAAAGGACGCAACACCGGCCATTGACGGCAAACCAAGAACTTCTTGAAACCGTTGGCGCGTGATCCTGCCCATTTGGTCTCGCGCCTGACTTCACTTCCTTATTTCATCCAAGGCAATCGACATGACCGACATTCAGAATAAGAACTACATCATTGCCCTCGATCAGGGTACGACCAGCTCCCGCGCGATCATTTTCGACCGCGACGCGAACGTGGTTTGCACCGCCCAGCGTGAATTCGCACAGCATTACCCGCAAGCCGGTTGGGTCGAACACGACCCGATGGAAATCTTCGCCACCCAAAGCGCCGTGATGGTCGAGGCCCTGGCGCAAGCCGGCCTGCATCACGATCAGGTCGCGGCCATCGGCATCACCAACCAGCGCGAAACCACCGTGGTCTGGGACAAGACCACCGGCCGCCCGATCTACAACGCGATCGTCTGGCAGTGCCGCCGCAGCACCGAAATCTGCCAGCAGCTCAAGCGCGATGGCCACGAGCAATACATCAGCGATACCACCGGCCTGGTCACCGACCCGTACTTCTCCGGCACCAAGCTCAAGTGGATCCTCGACAACGTCGAAGGCAGCCGTGAGCGGGCGCGCAAGGGTGAACTGCTGTTCGGCACCATCGACAGCTGGCTGATCTGGAAATTTACCGGCGGCAAGGTGCACGTCACCGACTACACCAACGCCTCGCGCACCATGCTCTTCAACATCCACACGCTGGAGTGGGACGCGAAGATGCTGGACGTCCTCGACATCCCGCGCGAGATGTTGCCGGAAGTTAAGTCCTCGTCCGAAATCTACGGCCACACCAAAAGTGGCATCGCCATTGGCGGTATCGCCGGCGACCAGCAGGCCGCCCTGTTCGGCCAGATGTGCGTCGAGCCAGGCCAGGCGAAAAACACCTACGGCACCGGTTGCTTCCTGCTGATGAACACCGGCGACAAAGCGGTGAAGTCCAAGCACGGCATGCTGACCACCATCGCTTGCGGCCCGCGCGGCGAAGTGGCCTATGCGCTGGAAGGCGCGGTGTTCAATGGTGGCTCCACCGTGCAGTGGCTGCGTGACGAGTTGAAAATCATCAACGACGCCCACGACACCGAATACTTCGCCAACAAGGTCAAGGACAGCAACGGCGTGTACCTGGTGCCAGCCTTCACCGGCCTGGGCGCTCCGTACTGGGACCCGTATGCCCGTGGCGCGCTGTTCGGCCTGACCCGCGGTGTACGCGTGGATCACATCATTCGTGCGGCGCTTGAGTCGATTGCCTACCAGACCCGCGATGTTCTGGACGCCATGCAGCAGGACTCCGGCGAGCGCCTGAAGGCCCTGCGCGTGGACGGCGGCGCAGTGGCGAACAACTTCCTGATGCAGTTCCAGGCCGACATTCTCGGCACTCAGGTCGAGCGTCCGAAAATGCGCGAAACCACAGCGCTGGGCGCCGCTTACCTGGCGGGCTTGGCCTGCGGTTTCTGGGGCAGCCTGGACGAGTTGCGCGGCAAGGCGGTGATCGAGCGCGAGTTCGAACCGGCGCTGGACGAAACCGCGAAGGAAAAACTCTACGCCGGCTGGAAAAAAGCCGTCAGCCGCACTCGCGATTGGGAACCGCACGAAGGCGCTGAATAAGCCACGGGCCGGACTCGTATCCGGTTGTAACTGGTAGGGAGCGGATTCCTGCGGCATCATGGGCAAATTTTGCACGGCAGCCCAAAGGAAGCCCCATGAATCTGCCTCCCCGTCAGCAGCAAATCCTCGAACTGGTCCGCGAACGCGGCTATGTCAGCATCGAGGAAATGGCCCAGCTGTTCGTCGTTACACCGCAAACCATCCGCCGCGATATCAATCAACTGGCGGAAGTGAATCTGTTGCGTCGCTATCATGGCGGCGCCGCCTACGACTCCAGTGTCGAAAACACCGCCTACGCCATGCGCGCCGATCAGATGCGCGATGAAAAGCAGCGTATCGGCGAAGCCATTGCGGCGCAGATTCCCGATCATGCCTCGCTGTTCATCAATATCGGCACCACCACCGAATCCATCGCTCGGGCGCTGCTCAACCACAGCCACCTGAAGATCATCACCAATAACCTGCATGTGGCCTCGATGCTCAGCGCCAAGGACGACTTCGACGTGCTGCTGACCGGTGGCAACGTGCGGCGTGACGGTGGCGTGGTCGGTCAGGCCAGCGTCGACTTCATCAACCAGTTCAAGGTCGACTTCGCCCTGGTCGGCATCAGCGGCATCGACGAAGACGGCAGCCTGCTGGACTTCGATTACCAGGAAGTGCGGGTGTCCCAGGCGATCATCGCCAACGCCCGACAAGTGATTCTCGCGGCCGACTCCAGCAAATTCGGGCGCAACGCGATGATTCGCCTGGGCCCGATCAGCCTGGTCGATTGCCTGGTCACCGACCAGCAGCCTTCCCCGGCCCTGGCGCAGTTGTTGAGCCAGCACAAGATTCGGCTGGAAGTCGTTTAACCCTCCCCCAACATTTTCGTCGTCTGTACCGACGCCATCGCGGGCAAGCCCGCTCCCACAGGGTCTGCACATAACCTGTGGGAGCGGGCTTGCCCGCGATGACGGTCGTCCTCGCCATACACCTTTTGCGGCCTACCGCGCATCTGAATGTTCGGAAATTTTCCTTTAACGCCCCTTCGATCAGTATTTTCAATCGAAGCTCACTGGCTGTGGGCGTCTTTATGGGCTAATATTTTCGCAAATGAACATTAATGTTCGAATTCAAATATAGAAATTCAAAAAACCGAGGCCAGCCGATGCCCACTTCCACCTTGCCTACGCCCCCTCTCGCCGAGGTTTACGATATCGCCGTCATCGGTGGTGGAATCAATGGCGTGGGGATCGCAGCGGATGCCGCCGGTCGCGGCCTTTCGGTGTTCCTGTGCGAAAAGGACGACCTGGCCAGCCACACTTCGTCGGCCAGCAGTAAACTGATCCACGGCGGCCTGCGCTACCTGGAACATTACGAATTCCGCCTGGTGCGCGAAGCCCTGGCCGAGCGCGAAGTGTTGCTGGCCAAGGCGCCGCACATCGTCAAGCAGATGCGCTTCGTGCTGCCCCACCGCCCGCACCTGCGCCCGGCCTGGATGATCCGCGCCGGCCTGTTCCTTTATGACCACCTCGGCAAACGGGAAAAGCTCGAAGGTTCGAAAAGCCTGAAGTTCGGCCCGGACAACCCGCTCAAAAGCGAAATAACCAAAGGCTTCGAATACTCCGATTGCTGGGTCGATGACGCGCGTCTCGTCGTGCTGAACGCCATGGCTGCCCGCGAGAAAGGCGCGCACGTCCATACGCAAACCCGCTGCGTCAACGCCCGTCGCACCAAGGGCCTGTGGCACCTGCACCTGGAACGCGCCGACGGCAGCCTGTTTTCGATCCGCGCCAAGGCACTGGTGAACGCAGCCGGCCCATGGGTCGCCCAGTTCATCCGTGACGACCTGAAGATGGAATCGCCCTATGGCATCCGCCTGATCCAGGGCAGCCACCTGATCGTGCCGAAACTGTATGAAGGCGAACACGCGCACATTCTGCAAAACGAAGATCAGCGCATCGTTTTCACCATTCCGTACCTGAACCACTTCACCCTGATCGGTACCACCGACCGCGAATACACTGGCGACCCGGCGAAAGTTGCGATCACTGAAGGCGAAACCGATTACCTGCTCAAAGTGGTCAACGCTCACTTCAAGAAGCAAATCAGCCGCGACGACATCCTGCACAGCTATTCCGGTGTTCGTCCGCTGTGCAACGACGAATCCGACAATCCGTCAGCCGTCACCCGCGACTACACCCTGGCGTTGTCGGGCGGTGCCGAAGAAGCGCCGTTGCTGTCGGTGTTCGGCGGCAAACTGACAACGTACCGCAAGCTGGCCGAATCGGCGTTGGCGCAGCTGACCCCGTACTTCTCGTACATCAAGCCAAGCTGGACCGCCAGTGCCCCCCTGCCCGGCGGCGAAGACATGACGACCCCGCAGGCGTTGAGTTCGCGGATCCGCGACAAGTACGACTGGGTGCCTGCCGAAATCGCCCGTCGCTGGTCCACCACCTACGGCAGCCGCACCTGGCGCATGCTCGAAGGCGTGGAAAGCCTCGCTGACCTGGGCGAACACATCGGCGGCGGCCTCTACACCCGCGAAGTCGATTACCTGTGCAGCGAAGAATGGGCAACCACCGCCGACGACATCCTCTGGCGTCGCAGCAAGCTTGGGCTGTTCACCACTGCGGCGGAGCAGCAAAAGCTCAAGGATTACCTGAACAAGGTCGTACAGAACCGCAGCAAAATCGAAGCAGCCTGATCGGCAATCCGATTGAACCCAAAAGCCCCTGAATCTCACGATTCAGGGGCTTTTTTGTATTCCGAACACCCTTTGATCCCTGTGGGAGCCGGGCTTGCCCGTGAAGAGCCAGCACAGCCAATATTAATGTCGCTGACATACCGCCATCGCGGGCAAGCCCGGCTCCCACAAGGTTATGCATGAGCCCATGCATTCGGTTTTCCGAACGCGACTTGCCGGTCGATTCGGTAAACCGGATCGAGCAGCCGCAAATTCAACGCCATAAATAGTTGCCATCCCTTAAAAATCAATAACTTGCTCCATACCACCAAGCCTGGCACGAGTCATGCTCTACACTCCCGGACGAATGTTTGTTGCGCTCCCCCTTCAAGAGCCGTCAGGCATTCGAAGCACAGCAAAGGCCGATGAACTGGCTCCATAAAAAAAACAATGTCGAGGAAAATTTGATGCGCATCGTTCCCCATATCCTGGGCGCAGCCATTGCTGCCGCTCTGATTAGCACTCCAGTTTTCGCCGCCGAACTCACCGGCACACTGAAGAAGATCAAAGAGTCCGGCACCATCACCCTCGGGCATCGTGACGCTTCCATTCCGTTTTCCTACATCGCGGACGCTTCCGGCAAACCGGTTGGCTACTCCCACGATATCCAGCTGAAAATCGTTGAAGCCATCAAGAAAGACCTGGACATGCCCAACCTCCAGGTCAAATACAACCTGGTGACCTCGCAAACCCGTATCCCGCTGGTGCAGAACGGCACCGTGGACGTCGAGTGCGGCTCCACCACCAACAACGTCGAGCGTCAGCAACAAGTTGATTTCTCCACCGGCATCTTCGAAATCGGCACCAAGCTGCTGGCCAAGAAGGACTCGCCCTACAAAGACTTCGCCGACCTGAAAGGCAAGAACGTCGTGACCACCGCCGGCACCACGTCCGAGCGCATCCTCAAGTCGATGAACGCCGACAAGCAGATGGGCATGAACGTGATCTCCGCCAAAGACCATGGCGAATCATTCCAGATGCTGGAAACCGGCCGTGCCGTGGCCTTCATGATGGACGACGCCTTGCTGGCCGGTGAAATGGCCAAGGCCAAGAAGCCGGATGACTGGGCCGTGACCGGCACACCACAATCGTTCGAAATCTACGGCTGCATGGTCCGCAAGGGCGACGCGCCGTTCAAGAAAGCCGTCGACGACGCAATCATCGCGACCTACAAGTCGGGCGAGATCAACAAGATCTACGAAAAATGGTTCATGCAGCCAATCCCGCCAAAAGGCCTGAACCTGAACTTCCCGATGAGCGACGAGCTCAAGACCCTGATCGCCAATCCGACCGACAAAGCGGCTGACGAAAAGAAATCCTGATTTCTGACTAACGTTACCCCCTGAGAAGGCCTTTGCCCTTTCAGGGGTTGTCACTCCCTGCTGGCATTTCTGGAAACACTCGAACCGGTGGTTGTCGAGCCGTTCGCGTGTGCCTGACCGTCATCGGGCACTTGTACATCGATCGAATCCGAGGGGAGACCCTAATGAATTACAACTGGGACTGGGGCGTGTTCTTCAAGTCCACCGGCGTGGGCAGCGAAATTTATTTCGACTGGTACCTCTCCGGCTTGGGCTGGACCATCGCCATCGCCGTCGCCGCCTGGATCATCGCGCTGCTGCTGGGCTCGATCCTGGGCGTCATGCGCACGGTGCCGAATCGCATCGTATCGGGCATCGCGACCTGCTACGTCGAACTCTTCCGTAACGTGCCACTGCTGGTGCAGCTGTTCATCTGGTACTTCCTGGTGCCCGACCTGCTGCCGCAAAACCTGCAGGACTGGTACAAGCAGGACCTGAACCCAACCACCTCGGCCTTCCTCAGTGTCGTCGTGTGCCTGGGCCTGTTCACCACGGCCCGGGTTTGCGAACAAGTGCGCACCGGTATCCAGGCGCTGCCCCGCGGCCAGGAATCCGCTGCCCGCGCCATGGGTTTCAAGCTGCCGCAGATCTACTGGAACGTGCTGCTGCCCCAGGCTTATCGCATCATCATTCCGCCGCTTACCTCGGAATTCCTGAACGTGTTCAAGAACTCCTCCGTCGCGTCGCTGATCGGCCTGATGGAGCTGCTCGCGCAGACCAAACAGACCGCCGAGTTCTCCGCCAACCTGTTCGAAGCCTTCACCCTGGCAACGCTGATCTACTTCACCCTGAACATGAGCCTGATGCTGCTGATGCGCGCGGTCGAGAAGAAAGTCGCCGTACCGGGCCTGATTTCCGTAGGGGGTAAATGATGGAATTCGACTTCTCGGGCATCATTCCGTCCCTGCCGGGTATGTGGAACGGCATGGTCATGACCCTCCAGCTGATGGCCCTGGGCGTGAGCGGCGGGATCATCCTCGGCACGGTCCTGGCGTTGATGCGCCTGTCCCACAACAAAGTGCTGTCGAACATTGCCGGCGCCTACGTCAACTACTTCCGCTCGATCCCGCTGCTGCTGGTCATCACCTGGTTCTACCTGGCGGTGCCGTTCGTACTGCGCTGGATCACCGGCGAAGACACCCCGATCGGCGCGTTCGCCTCGTGCATCGTGGCGTTCATGATGTTCGAAGCGGCGTACTTCTGCGAAATCGTCCGGGCCGGCGTGCAGTCGATTCCCAAGGGGCAGATGGGCGCAGCCCAGGCCCTGGGCATGACGTATGGCCAGATGATGCGGTTGATCATCCTGCCCCAAGCGTTCCGCAAGATGACTCCGCTGCTGTTGCAACAGAGCATCATCCTGTTTCAGGACACCTCGCTGGTCTACGCGGTCGGTCTGGTGGACTTCCTCAATGCCTCGCGTGCCAGTGGCGACATCATCGGCCGCTCCAATGAGTTCCTGATCTTCGCAGGTCTCACGTACTTCATCATCAGCTTTGCCGCCTCGCAGCTGGTCAAGCGTCTGCAAAAAAGGTTCGCCGTATGATCTCTATCAAGAACGTCAACAAGTGGTATGGGGACTTCCAGGTACTGACTGATTGCAGCACCGAGGTCAAAAAAGGCGAAGTGATCGTGGTGTGCGGGCCGTCCGGTTCCGGCAAATCCACCCTGATCAAGTGCGTCAATGCACTGGAACCGTTCCAGAAAGGCGACATCGTGGTCGATGGCACGTCCATCGCCGATCCGAAGACCAACCTGCCGAAACTGCGCTCGCGCGTGGGCATGGTGTTCCAGCATTTCGAACTGTTCCCGCACCTGACCATCACCGAAAACCTGACCATCGCGCAGATCAAGGTGCTGGGTCGCAGCAAGGAAGAAGCCACCAAGAAAGGCCTGCAGCTGCTTGAGCGCGTAGGGTTGTCTGCCCATGCGCATAAGCATCCAGGCCAGCTTTCCGGTGGCCAGCAACAACGTGTGGCGATCGCCCGTGCACTGGCGATGGACCCGATCGTCATGCTGTTCGACGAACCGACCTCGGCGCTGGACCCGGAAATGGTCAACGAAGTGCTGGACGTGATGGTGCAACTGGCCCACGAAGGCATGACCATGATGTGCGTGACCCACGAAATGGGCTTCGCCCGCAAGGTCGCGGACCGGGTGATCTTCATGGACGCCGGCAAGATCATCGAAGACTGCAAGAAGGAAGAGTTCTTCGGCGACATCAACGCCCGCTCCGAACGTGCGCAGCATTTCCTCGAGAAGATTCTGCAGCACTAAGAAGGAAGACACCGCTCCCCCAATTGTGGGAGCGGGCTTTTGTGGCGAGGGGGCCGCTGTGGCGAGGGGACTTGCCCCCGTTGGACTGCGTAGCAGTCCCAATACCTGAATACTCGGATTGTCAGATACAACCCGAATCCCGATATTGGGGCCGCTTCGCGACCCAACGGGGGCAAGCCCCCTCGCCACAAAAGCCCCCTCGCCACACAGCAACTCCCACGGGACCCGTGGGGATATGGATATTGTGTTGTGGTTGACCCAAGGCTTCTGTGATGAAATGCGACTCCACTCTCTATCGCGCCGCGCCGCCATCACTCGCCGTGAAACCCCGTCTGATTCGCCATCTGTTCCTGCCGCCGCTGATCATCGCCCTGATGATCGGATTGGGTTACATCGGCTTCTGGGTCAGTGAGCACTACGGCATTCGCAGCCTCAGCGAGAACGGCCAGCGTCAGCTGGAACTACACGCCCGCGCCGTCGAGAGCGAGATCAGCAAATACACCTACCTGCCCAGCCTGCTGGAGCTCGAATCCAGTGTTTCCCAGCTGCTGGCCGAGCCGTCCCCGGAACTGCGGCAGACGGTCAACGAATACCTCGAAGGCCTGAACCGGCGCAGCCGCAGCCGGGCCATTTATGTGATGGACACCACTGGCCGCGTACTGGCCACCAGCAACTGGCGCGATGTCGACAGTTATCTGGGTGAAGACCTGTCGTTCCGTGCCTATTTCCAGAACGCCGTGCGCGGTCAGCCGGGGCGTTTCTATGGCATCGGCAGCACCAGCGGCGAACCCGGCTATTACCTGGCGCATGGCCTGGAAGAGCACGGCAAGATCATCGGCGTCGCGGTGGTCAAGGTTCGCCTCGAAGCCATGGAAGAACGCTGGCAGCGTGCGCGCCTGGAAGCGTTCGTCAGCGACGAGAACGGCATCATCATCCTCTCCAGCGATCCGGCGCGGCGGCTCAAGTCCGTGGTGCCGTTGAGCGACGACACCAAGGAACGCCTGGCCCGCAGCCTCCAGTACTACTGGTATCCGCTCAATGAACTGCAACCGCTGGCGCGGGAGAAACTGGCCGAAGGCGAGGAAAAACTGACCTTCCCCGCCAACAGTGAGCTGATGTCCGACGAAGAGAACATCAGCTACCTCTCGCAAACCCGGCCGCTGAGCGATACGCCATGGAACTTCACCCTGCTCACGCCCTTGCAAGACCTGCGGCGTGAAGCGATCAATCAGGGGATTCTGGTGGCGGTGGCGTTTGCCCTGGTGGCGTTCCTGCTGATCGCCTGGAACGAGCGGCGCAAGGTGATCGCCACCCGCCTCGCGGCGCGGGAAGCCTTGCAGGAAGCCAACAATCAACTGGAGCGTCGGATTACCGAACGCACCACCGACCTGCGCGCCAGCAACGAACGGCTCAAGGGTCAGATCCGCGAACGCCGCCAGGCGGAAGAAACCTTGCGCCGCGCCCAGGATGAACTGGTCCAGGCCGGCAAACTGGCGGCCATCGGCCAGATGTCCACCAGCATTGCCCACGAACTGAACCAGCCGCTGGCAGCCTTGCGGACCTTGTCCGGCAACACGGTGCGCTTTCTGGAACGGGGTCAGCTGGATGTGGCCAGCACCAACCTCAAGACCATCAACGAACTGATCGACCGCATGGGCCGGATCACCGCCAGCCTGCGTTCCTTCGCCCGCCGTGGCGATGACAAGGGCCAAGCCAGTTTGGGCAAAGCCGTGGACGCCGCCCTGCAACTGCTGGGCAGTCGAATGGAAAACGCGCACCTGCAATTGCATCGCGACCTCAAAGACGTGCAGGTGCAGATCGACCAGACCCGCCTGGAGCAGATCCTGGTCAACCTGATCGGCAACGCGCTCGACGCCATGCAATCGCAGCCTCAACCAGCGCTCTGGCTCGAAGGCGAGGAATTCGACGGCAAGTATCGCCTGCGGGTACGCGACAACGGCCACGGCATCGATGCCGAAGCGCGCAAGCATCTGTTCGAACCGTTCTTCACCACCAAACCCGGCGAACAAGGCCTGGGCCTCGGCCTGACCCTGTCGGCGAGCCTGGCCGCCGCCACTGGCGGGCATCTGGGTGTCGAACACCCGGCCAGCGGTGGCACCACCTTCGTCCTCAGTTTACCGTTGGTAAGCCCTACTCCCGCCGAGCCGATATGAACAACGACCTTAGTGTGCTGATCGTCGAAGACGACCCCCATGTCCTGCTCGGTTGCCAACAGGCGCTGACCCTGGAAGACATTCCCTGCATCGGCGTCGGCAGCGCCGAAGAAGCACTGGAACGGGTGGGCGATAACTTCGCCGGCATCGTCATCAGCGACATCCGCCTGCCGGGCATCGATGGCCTGGAACTGCTGACCCGGCTCAAGGCCCGTGATCGCAGCCTGCCGGTAGTGTTGATTACCGGCCATGGCGATATCTCGATGGCCGTCGGCGCAATGCAGAAAGGCGCCTACGACTTCATGGAGAAACCCTTCTCCCCCGAACGTCTGGTGGACGTCGCCCGCCGCGCGCTGGAGCAACGCAGCCTGGCGCGGGAAGTCACCTCGTTACGTCGACAACTGTTCGAGCGTGATTCCCTCGAAGGCCGGATCATCGGTCGCTCGCCGGCCATGCAGAACCTGCGGGAACTGATCGCCAACGTCGCCGATACATCGGCCAACGTGTTGATCGAAGGCGAGACCGGCACCGGCAAGGAACTGGTTGCGCGCTGCCTGCACGACTTCAGCCGCCGGCACAGCAAACAGTTCGTCGCGCTGAACTGCGGCGGCCTGCCGGAGAACCTGTTCGAAAGCGAAATCTTCGGCCACGAGGCCAACGCCTTCACCGGTGCCGGCAAACGACGGATCGGCAAGATCGAACACGCCGATGGCGGCACGCTGTTCCTCGACGAAGTGGAAAGCATGCCGCTGCCGTTGCAGATCAAACTGCTGCGGGTGTTGCAGGAGCGCACCCTCGAACGCCTGGGATCGAACCAGAGCGTGGCGGTGGATTGTCGGGTGATCGCCGCCACCAAGTCCGATCTGGACGAGTCGAGCAAGGCCGGCGAGTTTCGCAGCGACCTGTATTACCGCCTGAACGTAGTGACCCTGGAACTGCCACCGCTGCGCGAACGCCGCGAAGACATCCTGCAATTGTTCGAGCACTTTTTGCAGCAGTCATCCCTGCGCTTCGACCGCGCCGTGCCGGAACTGGACAACCAGACTCTGTCGACCCTGATGAGCCACGACTGGCCAGGCAACGTGCGCGAACTGCGCAACGTCGCCGAACGCTTCGCCCTCGGCCTGCCGGCCTTCAAGAAAACCGGCGCCAGCGGCAGCAACCAGGGCCTGGCCTTCGCCGAAGCGGTGGAGGCCTTCGAACGCAACCTGCTCAGCGACGCCTTGCAGCGCAGCGGCGGCAACCTGACCCAGGCCAGCCAGGAACTGGGAATGGCCAA includes these proteins:
- a CDS encoding sensor histidine kinase — protein: MKCDSTLYRAAPPSLAVKPRLIRHLFLPPLIIALMIGLGYIGFWVSEHYGIRSLSENGQRQLELHARAVESEISKYTYLPSLLELESSVSQLLAEPSPELRQTVNEYLEGLNRRSRSRAIYVMDTTGRVLATSNWRDVDSYLGEDLSFRAYFQNAVRGQPGRFYGIGSTSGEPGYYLAHGLEEHGKIIGVAVVKVRLEAMEERWQRARLEAFVSDENGIIILSSDPARRLKSVVPLSDDTKERLARSLQYYWYPLNELQPLAREKLAEGEEKLTFPANSELMSDEENISYLSQTRPLSDTPWNFTLLTPLQDLRREAINQGILVAVAFALVAFLLIAWNERRKVIATRLAAREALQEANNQLERRITERTTDLRASNERLKGQIRERRQAEETLRRAQDELVQAGKLAAIGQMSTSIAHELNQPLAALRTLSGNTVRFLERGQLDVASTNLKTINELIDRMGRITASLRSFARRGDDKGQASLGKAVDAALQLLGSRMENAHLQLHRDLKDVQVQIDQTRLEQILVNLIGNALDAMQSQPQPALWLEGEEFDGKYRLRVRDNGHGIDAEARKHLFEPFFTTKPGEQGLGLGLTLSASLAAATGGHLGVEHPASGGTTFVLSLPLVSPTPAEPI
- a CDS encoding sigma-54 dependent transcriptional regulator; its protein translation is MLGCQQALTLEDIPCIGVGSAEEALERVGDNFAGIVISDIRLPGIDGLELLTRLKARDRSLPVVLITGHGDISMAVGAMQKGAYDFMEKPFSPERLVDVARRALEQRSLAREVTSLRRQLFERDSLEGRIIGRSPAMQNLRELIANVADTSANVLIEGETGTGKELVARCLHDFSRRHSKQFVALNCGGLPENLFESEIFGHEANAFTGAGKRRIGKIEHADGGTLFLDEVESMPLPLQIKLLRVLQERTLERLGSNQSVAVDCRVIAATKSDLDESSKAGEFRSDLYYRLNVVTLELPPLRERREDILQLFEHFLQQSSLRFDRAVPELDNQTLSTLMSHDWPGNVRELRNVAERFALGLPAFKKTGASGSNQGLAFAEAVEAFERNLLSDALQRSGGNLTQASQELGMAKTTLFDKVKKYGLSH